CACTTTAGGATATAAAATATAAAGTAAGGCAATTTGTATAAATAAACTGATAATTGCCACGGGGCTAAGGGTTTGTAAAAAATCGAGATAACCAATACCAGAAAAAGAACCCACGAGGATATTTTGTGGATTACCGTTGAGGGTGGGTAAAGAACCTAAATTGGTGGCTGAAGCGATGGCGAGAAGGTAAGGAATAGGGTTTAAACCTAGATTGATGGTGAGTTTTAGCACCAAAGGAGTCATCACCAAAACAAGGGTGTCATTCAAAAATAAAGCCGATAAAAATGCCGTGGAAAAAGTGAGAATCACCATTAAGCCAAAGGCACTGAGGGATAAGCGCAAAAGACGATGGATAACTAAATTAAAAAATCCCCCATAGGAAAGATAGCTATTAATAATCATCATACTTAGCAAAAAGACGATGGTATTAACATCAATGGCTCTCCACCCTTCCTCCAGAGTGACTACCCCTAAACCAATCATAAACGCTGAACCCGTAAAGGCGATCGTTGCCCGATTCATTCTCAGATAGGGAAAAAAGCCCATGCCCAAACCCAAATAACTCAAAGCCAAACAAATAATTCTAACAATAACTAACACAAAAAACTCCCATAAAAAAGGGTGAGTCAGAAACTCACCCAAAAACTAAATTTTTTGACACAAGATGAAAAAATGATTCAACCTAACTACCTGCCTTGGCAAGTAAAGGAGTTGTATTTTCTTCAGCTTTAATAGTTACTTTGCCTTCTTCGTTCACATCCACGAGGGCAGTATCTCCT
The sequence above is a segment of the Cyanobacterium stanieri PCC 7202 genome. Coding sequences within it:
- a CDS encoding transporter, YbiR family (PFAM: Citrate transporter~COGs: COG1055 Na+/H+ antiporter NhaD and related arsenite permease~InterPro IPR004680:IPR000802~KEGG: ava:Ava_3609 arsenical pump membrane protein~PFAM: Citrate transporter~SPTR: Probable transport protein), translating into MGEFLTHPFLWEFFVLVIVRIICLALSYLGLGMGFFPYLRMNRATIAFTGSAFMIGLGVVTLEEGWRAIDVNTIVFLLSMMIINSYLSYGGFFNLVIHRLLRLSLSAFGLMVILTFSTAFLSALFLNDTLVLVMTPLVLKLTINLGLNPIPYLLAIASATNLGSLPTLNGNPQNILVGSFSGIGYLDFLQTLSPVAIISLFIQIALLYILYPKVRSPLPLTITNLPPIKIHKPLLIKTLIITTIMLISFVIGMPLAESAFIAAALLLITRRLKPQKVLQEINWSLLLMFSGLFILTRSVQNLDLLDIFIPYVSHPWGLVTVTAILSNLISNVPTVLLIKDFMVDNPQNWILLASSATLAGNLTLFGSVANLIMVEAAKSEGYNLSFWEHFRFGFPLTAITLILLLYV